A region of Gemmatimonadota bacterium DNA encodes the following proteins:
- a CDS encoding glycosyltransferase family 4 protein produces the protein MSKLRFGFLTTFYPPYNFGGDGIGIQRLARGLVRAGHQVTVIHDVDAYEALAKRPAPPAEPEPEGLEVIPLRSGLGVLSPLLTQQTGRPIVNGRRIKRLLDERQFDVINFHNMSLIGGPGLFSYGDAIKLYMAHEHWLVCPTHVLWRKGREVCTGRQCFSCQLQYRRPPQWWRWTGHLERNLRHIDRFIAMSEFSRDKHREFGFPREMDVLPYFLPEGEAEAPVVGDAAPHPRPYFLFVGRLELIKGLQDVLPSFEGDGPTDLVVAGDGEYGEALRAQAAGNPRVRFLGRVPSTELAAWYRGAVGLLVPSLCYETFGIILLEAFRQSTPVLARRLGPLPELMAASGGGEVFATRAELDAAMARLLHDPGYRARLALAGRQALESLWTERTVIPRYLEIVRAAAADRQGARVPSPNS, from the coding sequence ATGAGCAAGCTGCGCTTCGGCTTCCTCACCACCTTTTACCCCCCCTACAACTTCGGTGGCGACGGCATCGGGATTCAGCGCCTGGCTCGGGGACTGGTCCGCGCCGGCCACCAGGTCACGGTGATCCACGACGTCGATGCCTACGAGGCACTCGCCAAGCGGCCGGCACCGCCGGCCGAGCCCGAGCCGGAGGGGCTGGAAGTCATCCCGCTGCGCAGCGGACTCGGTGTGCTCTCCCCGTTGCTCACGCAGCAGACTGGCCGGCCGATCGTCAACGGACGGCGCATCAAGCGGCTCCTCGACGAGCGGCAGTTCGACGTCATCAACTTCCACAACATGTCGCTGATTGGTGGCCCCGGACTCTTCTCGTACGGCGACGCGATCAAGCTCTACATGGCGCACGAACATTGGCTGGTCTGTCCCACGCACGTCCTCTGGCGGAAGGGACGCGAGGTGTGCACGGGACGGCAATGCTTCAGTTGCCAGCTGCAGTACCGCCGACCACCCCAGTGGTGGCGCTGGACCGGGCATCTCGAGCGCAACCTGCGGCACATCGACCGATTCATCGCGATGAGCGAGTTCAGTCGCGACAAGCACCGGGAGTTTGGTTTCCCGCGGGAGATGGACGTCCTGCCCTACTTCCTGCCCGAGGGGGAAGCGGAGGCACCGGTGGTTGGCGACGCCGCCCCGCACCCGCGGCCGTACTTCCTCTTCGTCGGTCGGCTGGAGTTGATCAAGGGGCTGCAGGACGTGTTGCCGTCGTTCGAGGGCGACGGCCCCACCGATCTGGTGGTGGCCGGCGACGGCGAGTATGGTGAGGCGCTGCGCGCGCAGGCTGCGGGCAACCCTCGAGTCCGCTTCCTGGGCCGGGTGCCAAGCACGGAGCTCGCGGCATGGTATCGGGGTGCCGTCGGGTTGCTGGTGCCGTCGCTCTGTTACGAGACATTCGGTATCATCCTCCTCGAGGCGTTCCGGCAGTCGACGCCGGTGCTGGCCCGACGGCTTGGCCCGCTGCCCGAACTGATGGCGGCCTCCGGTGGTGGCGAAGTGTTCGCCACACGCGCGGAGCTTGACGCGGCCATGGCTCGGCTCCTGCATGACCCGGGCTATCGGGCTCGCCTCGCCCTGGCTGGGCGGCAGGCGCTGGAGTCGCTCTGGACCGAGCGGACGGTGATCCCTAGATACCTTGAGATCGTGCGGGCTGCGGCCGCCGATCGTCAGGGCGCGCGAGTGCCTTCTCCCAACTCTTGA
- a CDS encoding glycosyltransferase family 4 protein yields the protein MSLRIGIDATCWANARGYGRFTRELVTAMVRIAPEDEFVCFLDERAQAVFTLDAPNIRTIVVPQHVSPTTAASADSARSPADMWRFTRAVGRHRPDVFFSPTVYTYFPLPLRLPAVVTVMDAIAERFPELTLPSRRARLFWRAKVSLALRQARLVLTISDYAAREIAEVHRLRAERIRVAPLAPAELYRTTPPTDAIHRAAASVGLPAGARWFAYVGGFSPHKHVDILVRAHAKTARLHGEPVHLLLIGARSGDAFHGDQAAIVAAVEACGTEALVHWTGFLPDDAVRDLLAGALAVVLPSASEGFGLPPVEGAATGTPVIATTASPLPQLLEGGGIFVAPGDESALAHALEQMMTDEAARTAMGRRARERALSLTWDSSARAALAALREAAA from the coding sequence GTGAGCCTCCGCATCGGGATCGACGCGACCTGCTGGGCCAACGCCCGGGGCTACGGTCGTTTCACGCGCGAATTGGTGACGGCGATGGTCCGCATCGCCCCGGAGGACGAATTCGTCTGTTTCCTCGACGAACGCGCCCAGGCGGTGTTCACCCTCGATGCCCCAAATATCCGGACGATCGTGGTCCCGCAGCATGTCTCGCCGACGACCGCCGCGAGTGCCGACTCGGCACGGTCGCCCGCCGACATGTGGCGATTCACTCGCGCGGTCGGCCGTCACCGTCCGGATGTCTTCTTCTCGCCGACGGTATACACCTACTTCCCGCTGCCGCTCCGGTTGCCGGCCGTCGTGACGGTCATGGACGCGATCGCCGAGCGCTTCCCCGAGCTGACACTGCCATCGCGACGAGCTCGGCTCTTTTGGCGTGCGAAGGTGAGCCTCGCGCTTCGACAAGCGCGCCTGGTGCTGACGATCTCGGACTACGCGGCGCGGGAGATCGCCGAGGTGCACCGGTTGCGGGCGGAACGGATCCGAGTCGCCCCCTTGGCGCCGGCCGAGCTCTACCGAACCACGCCTCCGACGGACGCGATCCATCGCGCGGCCGCGTCGGTGGGACTGCCGGCTGGCGCGCGCTGGTTCGCGTACGTCGGGGGCTTCTCTCCCCACAAGCACGTGGACATCCTGGTGCGGGCGCACGCGAAGACGGCGCGACTGCACGGCGAGCCGGTGCACCTGCTGCTGATCGGAGCGCGGTCGGGGGATGCCTTCCATGGTGATCAAGCCGCGATCGTCGCGGCCGTCGAGGCGTGCGGCACCGAGGCCCTCGTGCATTGGACCGGCTTCCTGCCGGACGACGCGGTGCGTGACCTGCTGGCCGGCGCGCTCGCCGTCGTGCTGCCGTCGGCGTCCGAAGGCTTCGGCCTCCCGCCGGTTGAGGGCGCGGCGACGGGGACGCCGGTGATCGCGACGACCGCCAGCCCGCTGCCACAATTGCTCGAGGGCGGCGGGATCTTCGTGGCGCCGGGTGACGAGAGCGCGTTGGCCCACGCCCTCGAGCAGATGATGACCGATGAAGCAGCGCGCACGGCCATGGGTCGCCGCGCGCGCGAGCGGGCGCTCTCGCTCACCTGGGACTCGAGTGCACGCGCGGCGCTGGCGGCCCTGCGCGAGGCGGCCGCATGA
- a CDS encoding FkbM family methyltransferase, producing the protein MTLLMQRLERLREFGFLARHHADGVSGVAALLSCYAKTFGDPMSTEEVALPLRAGGVRRELAIRACDIYTVAEIFHERQYELARPLGPAPVIVDAGANVGVASSWFLMAHPDATLLAIEPVSSNFLWLAKNLGANPRATAVQAALGAEEGTVMMALSRHGAEHAVATAPGDGGSEPVQSRRLDRLLDEHGIAQVDLLKLDVEGSELAALAGLGDRLGQVRAIVAEVHERQIDVDAFYALLARHHFSVVRRRYYREGQESGVHTVEAWRD; encoded by the coding sequence GTGACCCTGCTGATGCAACGTCTCGAGCGTCTTCGGGAATTTGGCTTCCTCGCTCGGCATCATGCCGATGGGGTGTCAGGGGTCGCGGCATTGCTGTCGTGTTACGCGAAGACCTTTGGTGACCCGATGAGCACCGAGGAGGTCGCCCTCCCGCTCCGCGCAGGGGGAGTTCGCCGAGAACTCGCCATCCGGGCGTGCGACATCTACACGGTCGCCGAAATCTTCCACGAACGCCAATACGAGCTGGCACGGCCGCTGGGCCCGGCCCCCGTGATCGTCGACGCGGGGGCGAACGTGGGCGTGGCCTCGTCCTGGTTTCTGATGGCCCACCCCGATGCGACCCTGCTTGCGATCGAGCCGGTCTCGAGCAACTTCCTTTGGTTGGCGAAGAACCTCGGGGCGAATCCACGGGCCACCGCCGTGCAGGCCGCCCTGGGCGCGGAGGAGGGCACCGTGATGATGGCGCTTTCCCGGCACGGCGCCGAACATGCGGTGGCAACGGCCCCCGGCGATGGCGGCAGCGAGCCGGTGCAGAGTCGGCGGCTCGACCGTTTGCTCGACGAGCACGGGATTGCCCAGGTGGACCTCCTCAAGCTCGATGTCGAGGGCAGTGAGCTCGCCGCGTTGGCGGGGCTCGGGGACCGACTGGGGCAGGTCCGCGCGATCGTCGCCGAGGTGCATGAACGGCAGATCGATGTCGACGCGTTCTATGCGCTGCTGGCGCGGCATCATTTTTCCGTGGTTCGCCGCAGGTACTACCGTGAGGGGCAGGAGAGTGGCGTACACACCGTCGAGGCCTGGCGAGACTGA
- a CDS encoding PQQ-binding-like beta-propeller repeat protein — protein MPFESRASGTPALRLLDAAVLGAAILSVAFLIWRTPAPDGPDLIPSTWFVDAVFAGIGMALFFVCWRLRRSSSLPARLIPALLTMVLAGMAMARLRLLNYERDAASPLTLAGATSASAGGTPLSPGEAAEWAVRVALHAAPHERITDDTIEIPANWPLPATATLGVRDRAERGREIWARVAGAQGTVTCHVSVAPEGEFTADLQFTPSCDTTTALPAGVVLGPPVRGAGRTSLPSPPSGAAPWVQHRGNASRAAAAPGGPSTPTAWHATTHTPVRADVSVVGELVLVGGHGSGLLVALDRSNGVRRWSAQLPNWIHQAPVSDGQVVAVGFGDNDRSFGGHAPSGVAAYDLVSGRRLWTEFENGSVMTSPAIHDSIVAYVTSNGVLRVRLLVTGQLLGTTQLPGGVIMGPPVLTGDTLVVTLDPNNTCGVDLSPLRVLWCLRQNGLRMVGHASAAIKDGVIVASGVATAGTPGLSSYVALPLRLQAEMLKALLFPEYLDYRVAHFPGQVFSGINLATGKVRWTSPFFERRRSVDGHTSGTAALQGGIGVIVLPVADTVVAFEPTTGTIRWTSGANQARGAPLILGNQVIISGRNGVIEVRQLESGVLQCTLRRERGYDRAGPILTEGMLVFANLDGEIEAIPTADLLTCHVGDGT, from the coding sequence ATGCCGTTTGAATCGCGCGCATCCGGCACCCCCGCCCTTCGGTTGCTCGACGCGGCTGTGCTGGGCGCGGCCATCCTCTCGGTGGCCTTCCTCATTTGGCGGACGCCAGCGCCCGATGGTCCCGATCTTATTCCGAGTACGTGGTTCGTGGATGCGGTATTCGCCGGCATTGGCATGGCGCTCTTCTTTGTCTGTTGGCGATTGCGGCGCTCATCGAGTCTACCGGCGCGTCTGATTCCCGCCCTCCTCACGATGGTGCTCGCTGGCATGGCGATGGCGCGACTTCGTCTCCTGAACTACGAACGGGATGCCGCGTCGCCGCTCACGCTCGCGGGGGCCACCAGCGCCTCTGCCGGCGGAACACCATTGAGCCCTGGTGAGGCAGCCGAATGGGCAGTTCGCGTCGCGCTCCATGCCGCCCCTCATGAACGGATAACGGACGACACGATTGAGATCCCGGCCAACTGGCCTCTCCCGGCCACGGCAACGCTTGGAGTACGCGACCGTGCGGAACGAGGCCGCGAAATCTGGGCTCGAGTGGCTGGGGCTCAGGGCACGGTGACCTGTCACGTCAGCGTCGCGCCCGAGGGCGAGTTCACCGCGGACCTTCAGTTCACGCCGAGTTGCGACACCACCACGGCGCTTCCGGCAGGCGTGGTGCTTGGGCCCCCTGTCCGGGGTGCGGGCAGAACGTCCCTACCCTCGCCACCGTCCGGGGCCGCGCCCTGGGTTCAGCATCGCGGCAATGCGAGTCGAGCGGCTGCCGCGCCGGGAGGGCCTTCGACACCGACTGCTTGGCATGCCACGACCCATACACCGGTTCGAGCCGACGTCAGCGTCGTGGGTGAGTTGGTGCTGGTGGGAGGACACGGGAGTGGATTGCTGGTCGCGCTCGACCGCTCCAATGGTGTGCGTCGGTGGTCGGCACAGCTTCCGAACTGGATCCATCAGGCACCGGTCAGTGATGGGCAGGTTGTTGCCGTTGGGTTCGGCGACAACGACCGCTCCTTTGGCGGACATGCCCCATCCGGCGTGGCGGCCTACGATCTGGTCTCAGGACGCCGGCTCTGGACAGAATTCGAGAACGGCTCGGTGATGACCTCCCCGGCGATCCACGATTCGATCGTCGCGTACGTCACCTCCAATGGCGTGCTTCGAGTTCGTCTCCTCGTGACGGGACAGCTGCTCGGAACGACGCAGCTCCCTGGCGGGGTCATCATGGGGCCCCCGGTACTGACTGGTGACACGCTCGTTGTCACGCTTGACCCCAACAATACCTGCGGTGTGGACCTCTCACCGTTGCGAGTGCTCTGGTGTCTGAGACAAAACGGACTGCGGATGGTTGGCCATGCCAGCGCCGCGATCAAGGATGGGGTTATCGTGGCCAGTGGGGTGGCGACTGCGGGCACGCCAGGGCTCTCAAGCTATGTGGCGTTGCCGTTGCGTCTTCAGGCCGAGATGCTCAAGGCCCTGCTCTTCCCGGAGTACCTTGACTATCGGGTCGCCCATTTCCCTGGGCAGGTCTTCAGCGGAATCAACCTCGCGACTGGTAAAGTGCGCTGGACAAGCCCGTTCTTCGAGCGTCGTCGGTCGGTGGACGGCCACACGTCCGGCACGGCGGCCCTTCAGGGCGGGATCGGGGTGATCGTGCTGCCCGTGGCCGACACCGTCGTCGCCTTCGAGCCGACAACTGGCACCATCCGGTGGACCAGTGGTGCAAATCAGGCCCGGGGTGCCCCGCTGATCCTCGGGAACCAGGTGATCATCTCGGGGCGGAATGGCGTCATCGAGGTGCGACAGCTGGAGAGCGGGGTGTTGCAGTGTACCCTGCGCCGCGAAAGGGGCTATGATCGCGCGGGGCCGATCCTCACGGAAGGCATGCTGGTCTTCGCCAATCTCGACGGTGAAATCGAGGCGATCCCGACCGCCGACCTGCTCACCTGCCACGTCGGAGATGGTACATGA
- a CDS encoding PQQ-binding-like beta-propeller repeat protein, translating into MSSSNWPKRAAHAPRGVVRFVDAAVIAVIVLSVAFLAWRVRNHFSPDLIPTHRRADAVFGVIGAAFIALLVPWGRNPRKFARGVAYLGALLLVGMVVSRLALLRMERSFPHPLAAAAHTMGDGSGEMIEPALDHKPTDAAEWAVRVALHVGIDSAGALLPIPDGWALPPGVSLGVEPRAKGGWEIWAQYAAASAIATCHARVDVDGDDVTGAELTPRCASNATLPTGVVLAPPPRGAAADPIVTPGPAGASWLQHRGNARREAVLASQDSAGPGWRASTHTAVRTGASASGDLVLIGGHGTGLLAALDRRTGARRWSARAPNWIHQDPVSDGRIVVVGFGDSDRSFLARAPSGVAAFDLVTGRRLWTEFEERSVMTSPTILDSVVVYVSADGTLRKRLLATGKLLGTMTLPGAVIMGPPVRTGDTLVVTLEHYHTCAVAVSTLQTLWCRELRDLRMLGHGSAAIDDGVVVVSGVATALTPGLGEFLRLPVGLQANLLGKLLFPSYRDEGAGAGQILFALDLATGAVMWRSSLFPERRTVEGHSAGTAAIQDGLGVVILPIADTVLAFAPKTGAIVWGGQAHASRGPPLILGDQVIIAGRDGVIELRQLKDGVLRCTLRRDVGSDRAGPIAVGGLVIFANLDGEVEAIPASALLGCTATGASRPAPTP; encoded by the coding sequence ATGAGTTCCTCGAATTGGCCCAAGCGCGCCGCCCACGCCCCGCGAGGCGTCGTGCGTTTCGTCGATGCGGCCGTGATCGCCGTGATCGTGCTGTCGGTGGCCTTCCTCGCCTGGCGCGTTCGGAACCACTTCAGTCCCGACTTGATCCCGACCCACCGACGCGCCGATGCGGTGTTCGGCGTCATTGGCGCGGCGTTCATCGCCCTGCTCGTGCCCTGGGGGCGCAACCCGCGGAAGTTCGCTCGCGGCGTGGCCTATCTCGGTGCCCTGCTGCTTGTCGGCATGGTGGTCTCCCGCCTCGCGCTGCTGCGCATGGAGCGGTCCTTCCCGCACCCACTCGCGGCGGCTGCCCATACGATGGGTGATGGATCGGGCGAGATGATCGAACCGGCACTCGACCACAAACCGACCGATGCGGCGGAGTGGGCGGTGCGGGTCGCCCTCCACGTCGGTATCGACTCCGCTGGCGCGCTGCTCCCGATTCCCGATGGGTGGGCGCTGCCTCCGGGCGTTTCCCTTGGCGTGGAGCCACGCGCGAAGGGCGGCTGGGAGATCTGGGCGCAGTACGCGGCGGCGTCGGCCATCGCCACGTGTCACGCACGGGTCGACGTCGATGGCGACGACGTCACCGGGGCCGAGCTCACGCCGCGGTGTGCGAGCAATGCCACGCTCCCGACGGGCGTGGTGCTGGCGCCGCCGCCGCGCGGCGCGGCGGCCGATCCGATCGTCACGCCGGGCCCCGCCGGCGCATCGTGGCTGCAGCATCGCGGCAATGCGAGGCGGGAAGCCGTCCTGGCGTCGCAAGACAGCGCCGGCCCCGGATGGCGCGCGAGCACGCACACGGCGGTGCGGACGGGTGCCAGTGCGTCGGGTGATCTGGTGCTGATCGGTGGACATGGCACCGGGTTGTTGGCTGCCCTCGACCGCCGGACCGGCGCCCGGCGCTGGTCGGCCCGAGCGCCGAACTGGATTCACCAGGACCCGGTGAGTGACGGCCGGATTGTCGTGGTCGGCTTCGGCGATAGCGATCGCTCATTTCTGGCCCGCGCGCCATCGGGAGTCGCAGCCTTCGACCTCGTCACCGGCCGGCGCCTCTGGACCGAGTTCGAGGAGCGCTCGGTGATGACCTCTCCGACGATTCTCGATTCCGTGGTCGTCTATGTCTCTGCTGATGGGACGCTGCGCAAGCGGCTGCTGGCCACGGGGAAGCTCCTCGGCACCATGACGCTCCCCGGGGCGGTCATCATGGGCCCGCCGGTGCGCACCGGGGACACCCTCGTCGTCACGCTCGAGCACTACCACACCTGCGCGGTGGCGGTGTCGACCCTGCAGACGCTCTGGTGTCGCGAGCTGCGTGACCTGCGCATGCTCGGTCATGGGAGCGCCGCCATCGATGACGGCGTGGTGGTCGTCAGCGGCGTGGCGACGGCGCTGACGCCTGGCCTGGGCGAATTCCTGCGGCTGCCGGTCGGGTTGCAGGCCAATCTGCTGGGCAAGCTCCTGTTCCCGAGTTACCGCGATGAGGGCGCCGGCGCCGGACAGATTCTCTTTGCCCTCGACCTCGCGACCGGAGCGGTCATGTGGCGGAGCTCCTTGTTTCCCGAGCGCCGCACGGTGGAGGGCCACAGTGCCGGCACCGCCGCAATCCAGGACGGACTCGGCGTCGTCATCCTGCCGATCGCCGACACCGTCCTCGCCTTTGCCCCGAAGACCGGGGCAATTGTCTGGGGCGGGCAGGCGCACGCATCCCGTGGCCCGCCACTCATCCTCGGCGATCAGGTCATCATTGCGGGGCGTGATGGGGTCATCGAGCTGCGGCAACTCAAGGATGGGGTGCTGCGCTGCACCCTCCGCCGGGACGTGGGATCCGATCGCGCGGGACCGATTGCCGTCGGGGGATTGGTGATCTTCGCGAATCTCGACGGCGAGGTCGAAGCGATTCCGGCATCGGCGCTGCTTGGGTGCACGGCGACTGGCGCGAGCCGACCGGCACCCACACCGTAG
- a CDS encoding c-type cytochrome, whose product MTRWRMSAIVGAAFGLVACGQRAPEPVAVATAAWAPPSDSAIPEGPLGMSIRRGRALLIDTRDSLPSYATSSLNCTSCHLDGGRRANAAPLIGVHGRFPAYLSRAGAVVSLEDRVNYCFTRSLSGNRLPSDSREMQDIIAYLAFLSHGAPSGAPAPAPAIAGIPVLQPDPTAGKTVYTTVCASCHGADGAGIGGAMPRAPALWGPRSYSIGASMARVERAASFIRHNMPFGAPGTLTDQQAWDVAAYIDAQPRPDMPGKDADWPSGGAPDDVPYATAGRTASMSPPLLPRATPERAMVPPPPSVRPR is encoded by the coding sequence ATGACGCGTTGGCGCATGAGTGCGATCGTGGGGGCCGCCTTCGGCCTGGTGGCATGCGGGCAGCGGGCGCCAGAGCCGGTCGCGGTCGCGACGGCCGCCTGGGCTCCACCGTCGGACTCCGCGATCCCCGAGGGCCCCCTCGGCATGTCCATCCGTCGCGGTCGCGCCCTGCTGATCGACACCCGCGACTCGCTGCCGTCCTACGCCACCAGCTCACTCAATTGCACCAGCTGTCACCTCGACGGCGGTCGTCGAGCCAACGCGGCCCCGCTCATCGGCGTGCATGGTCGCTTCCCGGCCTACCTCTCCCGGGCCGGCGCGGTCGTCTCGCTCGAGGATCGCGTCAATTACTGCTTCACCCGCAGCCTCAGCGGCAACCGACTTCCGTCCGACAGCCGCGAGATGCAGGACATCATCGCGTACCTCGCATTCCTCTCGCATGGCGCGCCGAGCGGCGCACCGGCGCCCGCCCCTGCGATCGCGGGCATTCCGGTCCTGCAGCCCGACCCGACCGCCGGGAAGACCGTGTACACCACCGTGTGCGCATCGTGTCACGGCGCCGACGGGGCCGGGATCGGTGGTGCGATGCCGCGCGCGCCGGCACTCTGGGGTCCGAGGTCCTACAGCATCGGTGCCTCGATGGCACGCGTCGAGCGCGCTGCGTCGTTCATCCGGCACAACATGCCCTTCGGCGCACCAGGCACGCTGACCGATCAGCAGGCGTGGGACGTGGCCGCCTACATCGACGCGCAGCCGAGGCCGGACATGCCGGGGAAGGACGCCGACTGGCCGTCGGGTGGCGCGCCGGATGATGTGCCGTATGCGACGGCCGGCCGAACGGCGTCGATGTCACCACCGCTGTTGCCGCGCGCCACGCCCGAACGTGCCATGGTGCCGCCGCCGCCGTCCGTTCGACCGCGGTAG
- a CDS encoding VOC family protein, producing MARITGIGGVFFKSTGDHAALGAWYKQHLGLSLEDWGGAILSWPDDKASDGGLTVWNAAAKETKWFSPSTSAFMINYRIDNMDEMLAQLKAGGVDVLKGPESHENGKFAWIMDPDGNKVELWEPMAWDDKNKEG from the coding sequence ATGGCACGGATCACCGGCATTGGCGGCGTCTTCTTCAAGAGCACCGGCGACCACGCCGCGCTCGGCGCGTGGTACAAGCAGCACCTCGGCCTCTCGCTGGAAGATTGGGGGGGCGCCATCCTCAGTTGGCCGGACGACAAGGCGAGTGATGGCGGACTGACGGTCTGGAACGCGGCGGCCAAGGAGACGAAGTGGTTCAGCCCCAGCACGTCGGCCTTCATGATCAACTATCGCATCGACAACATGGACGAGATGCTGGCGCAGCTCAAAGCCGGTGGCGTCGATGTCCTCAAGGGCCCCGAGTCCCATGAGAACGGCAAGTTCGCGTGGATCATGGACCCTGACGGCAACAAGGTCGAGCTCTGGGAGCCGATGGCCTGGGACGACAAGAACAAGGAAGGATGA
- a CDS encoding dihydrofolate reductase — protein sequence MTRVRVESYTISLDGYGAGPHQDLSNPLGVGGPDLHQWLFPTRTLQRALFGNEDGTTGVDDDFAARGFRNVGSWILGRNMFGPIRGPWPDMEWKGWWGENPPYHFPVFVLTHHARPPLEMEGGTTFHFVTGGIHEALDRAREAAGDRDVRIGGGASTIQQYLRAGLIDELHLAIAPVFLGAGERLFEGVDMRGLGYRCVASASTEKATHVVLRREPS from the coding sequence ATGACGCGAGTTCGAGTCGAGAGCTATACCATCTCCCTTGACGGTTACGGCGCAGGCCCGCATCAGGACCTCAGCAATCCCCTCGGCGTTGGCGGGCCTGATCTGCATCAGTGGCTCTTCCCGACGCGCACCCTGCAGCGCGCCTTGTTCGGCAACGAGGACGGCACCACCGGGGTGGACGACGACTTCGCCGCGCGCGGCTTCCGGAACGTCGGGTCGTGGATTCTGGGGCGGAACATGTTCGGGCCCATCCGCGGCCCGTGGCCGGACATGGAATGGAAGGGATGGTGGGGGGAGAATCCACCGTATCACTTTCCCGTCTTCGTGTTGACGCATCATGCGCGGCCACCCCTCGAGATGGAGGGCGGCACGACCTTCCACTTCGTGACGGGCGGTATTCACGAGGCGCTGGACCGCGCACGCGAGGCGGCGGGCGACCGCGACGTGCGGATCGGTGGCGGAGCGAGCACGATTCAGCAGTACCTGCGTGCGGGCCTCATCGACGAACTGCACCTGGCGATTGCCCCGGTCTTCCTTGGCGCGGGCGAGCGGCTCTTCGAGGGCGTCGACATGCGGGGGCTGGGCTACCGGTGTGTCGCGAGTGCATCCACGGAGAAGGCGACGCACGTGGTGCTGCGTCGGGAGCCATCGTGA
- a CDS encoding alkaline phosphatase D family protein, with amino-acid sequence MHRRSFLDLARYAALAAVIPTEWRVRLRPSFRADPFALGVASGDPTATSVMLWTRLAPEPLVPGYGMDAVRTAVRWELAADEAFSRVIQKGQATAAPELGHSVHVDATGLEPGRDYFYRFMAGDAVSAIGRTRTTPAAGAIDSLRLGVAGCQGYEAGYYTAFAHMARERFDLIAHTGDYIYEYSGRDGNVRKHATIEISSLEHYRMRYAQYKTDQDLQAAHASCPWLVTWDDHEVDNNYAGSVGENGMESEEQMRARRAMAYQAWWENQPVRVPRVRSWAELTIHRTTAWGSLAQLWTLDTRQYRSDQPCNDGNRVVPCGDWGSAQHTMLGDAQESWLTAGLGANRARWQVLAQQVMMAPFDFRAGPEAQLSMDQWSGYPAARDRLLGTIAKRAPNRTVVLTGDIHSAWVNELSADFRRPGAPIVAAEFVGTSIASGGDGADRSGGVNEASLAENPHTKWQNARRGYLSCRVTPEAWHTDYRTVPYITRPGAPVETASRWRVEHGVAGIQKV; translated from the coding sequence ATGCATCGTCGCTCCTTTCTCGACCTGGCGCGCTACGCCGCGCTGGCCGCCGTCATTCCCACCGAATGGCGCGTCCGCCTGCGCCCCTCCTTCCGGGCCGATCCCTTTGCCCTCGGCGTCGCCTCCGGAGATCCCACCGCCACCAGCGTGATGCTGTGGACGCGGCTCGCGCCCGAGCCGCTGGTGCCCGGGTACGGGATGGACGCGGTGCGCACGGCCGTGCGCTGGGAGCTGGCCGCCGACGAGGCCTTCAGCCGCGTGATCCAGAAGGGGCAAGCCACCGCCGCCCCGGAACTGGGCCACAGCGTGCACGTCGACGCCACGGGGCTCGAGCCCGGCCGTGACTACTTCTACCGCTTCATGGCCGGGGATGCGGTGAGTGCCATCGGCCGGACGCGCACCACCCCGGCAGCAGGCGCGATCGACTCGCTGCGGCTCGGCGTCGCCGGCTGCCAGGGCTACGAGGCGGGCTACTACACCGCGTTCGCGCACATGGCCAGGGAGCGCTTCGACCTGATCGCCCATACCGGCGACTACATCTACGAGTACAGCGGCCGCGATGGCAACGTGCGCAAGCACGCGACGATCGAGATCTCCTCGCTCGAGCACTACCGCATGCGCTACGCCCAGTACAAGACCGATCAGGACCTCCAGGCCGCCCATGCGAGCTGTCCCTGGCTCGTCACCTGGGACGACCACGAGGTCGACAACAACTATGCCGGCTCGGTCGGCGAGAACGGGATGGAGTCCGAGGAGCAGATGCGTGCCCGTCGGGCCATGGCCTATCAGGCGTGGTGGGAGAACCAGCCGGTGCGGGTGCCGCGGGTTCGGTCGTGGGCGGAGCTGACCATTCACCGGACCACGGCGTGGGGCAGCCTCGCGCAGCTGTGGACGCTCGACACCCGCCAGTATCGCAGCGATCAGCCATGCAACGACGGCAATCGCGTCGTGCCGTGTGGGGACTGGGGCAGTGCGCAGCACACCATGCTTGGTGACGCCCAGGAATCGTGGCTCACCGCAGGGTTGGGCGCGAACCGCGCACGGTGGCAGGTGCTCGCGCAGCAGGTGATGATGGCACCGTTCGACTTCCGTGCCGGACCCGAGGCCCAGCTCTCGATGGATCAGTGGAGCGGCTACCCCGCAGCCCGCGACCGCCTGCTCGGCACGATCGCCAAGCGCGCACCGAACCGGACCGTCGTGCTCACCGGTGATATCCACTCCGCCTGGGTGAACGAACTGAGCGCCGACTTCCGCCGCCCGGGCGCCCCCATCGTGGCCGCGGAGTTTGTCGGGACCAGTATCGCCTCAGGCGGCGATGGGGCCGATCGCTCCGGTGGCGTCAATGAAGCTTCACTGGCCGAGAACCCGCACACCAAATGGCAGAACGCGCGGCGCGGCTACTTGAGTTGCCGAGTCACGCCGGAGGCGTGGCACACCGACTATCGCACCGTGCCGTACATCACGCGGCCGGGCGCGCCGGTGGAAACGGCGAGCCGGTGGCGCGTCGAGCACGGGGTAGCGGGAATTCAGAAGGTCTGA